CTGTCACACTAAGACCTTTCACTAACATTCCTAAATCGGCTGTCAGTCCTGCCTGAGCATTAATATTTGTTACAAGATTCTTTATATATCCCGATCTGTTCAACATTCCGTAAACCGGTGTCTTTTCACTATCATGAGTAACAACCTGACCACCATTCTCCAGAAGATTACCATCAGCATCAATACTAGGCGTTAAAGGACCATACATCGTTGGCGGGAGATTAAAAATATGATTATAAATATCTGCATTCGCATAACCAGTAGTTTTATTTAAGTTAATATTACCACTCAAACGCATAAAACCACTCAAATAATCATTAATCTTCACATCTATATTAGATCGGAAATTAAAGCGGTCATTCTTGGGAGTCGGGTCATACTTAGTAGTCGCTTCATCAGCAGTCTTGAAAGGCAATGATTGATGCATATAGTTTATGTTAGAGTAGTAGCATACCCGTTCGTTTCCTCCTCGCACACTTACTCCAGCTCTAGTCATCCACGTTACAGGTCGTATGAATTGATCATACCAATTATTATCAGGATATGCAACATTGTCCCCTCGTTCATAATGCTCCATCTGTTCTTTCGTAAACTGTGAATACGAACCAAGTCCATCGTTTACTCCAGCCTCATTTCTCATCCGGGTATAGTTGGCTGCATTCACAAAAAGAGGTTTACGTGTAGTCTGCTGTAATGATTGGTCAAAACTCACATTAACTTTTGCTTTTCCTACCAGGCCTCGCTTAGTCTTAATAGAAATCACTCCATTAGCACCTTGTATTCCATAAATCGCAGTAGTGGAAGCATCTTTCAAAACAGTAACAGATTCTATTTCATCCGGTGTAATATAAACATAGTTCACATTAGGACTAATTACACCATCTATAAGAATCAACGGCTTAACTCCGTTAATGGTAGAAAGCCCCCGTACCAACAAAGTAATAGCATTAGAGGTAGAACTCTTGGTACCCTGTCCCAACTCAGCATCTTTTTCCATAGTAATCATCCCGGAGAATCGTCCAGCAAAAGTTTTTCCCAAGTTCGATTCGGGAGATTTGTCCAATACTTCTCCACTAACGGTGGACACTGCACCAGTCAATGCACGCCGGGAAACAGTAAGATATCCTAAATCTATTTTTTCATCCAAAATTTCAGAACTCCCTTGTAAAACTATATTTTTTTCACGAGCAGCTCTTTCTACGGAAATCTTTCTATTTACAAACCCTACATACGAAACTGTGAGATATTTACTTCCATCTTTAAGTTCAATATTATAAGCACCATTTTGATCTGTTAAGAATTCATCCCCGTCTTTTTCTGATTTTATCTGTACTCCAGGTAAAGGATTACCTGTCTCATCCAATACAACTCCTTTTAATTGTACCGGTACAATTATCTCGTGTGCTGCAAGTTGAGGAATACAAAGACCTAAATATCCGCAAGCCAGCCATATTGCAATTTTATTTTTCATGCAAATCATTATTTAATACTTTTCAAGGTTATTATACTTTTCCTTATTATATTACCATCCGGGATTTTGCCATTTATCTCCGGTCACTGCTTCCATACGATTTACCTCATCTTGGGGAAGTGGCAGTAGCAAATCTCTATTCTGAGCACCTCCGCGCTCTTTGGTCCAAATATTGTAACGCTCATAAGCAAATGTTCCATCCTCTTTTGGGGTGATCTTCATACCGGTGAGCCATGTACAAGTCTCACGTAAATCTCCATCTGTTTTCTGCCACCGACGCAAATCAAAATAACGTATTTCTTCCCAAGCTAATTCTACACGACGCTCGTTCTTTATACGAAGCAATAGTTCATCTTTATTCAAACCTACCGGTAAAGCTGGCATTCCTACTCTATCACGCACAACATCAGCCGCAGCTTTTGCTTCAGCCATATGTCCACTCTCAGCCGCAGCTTCGGCTAAATTCAGGTAAATTTCAGCTAAACGGAAAAACTTCCATGGTATCAAACTTCCCTGATTAGTGGCACTCATTTTAGGAACCACCGTTTTACAATGATAATATCCTGTACGTGAACGAGTACGATCACTTGGGTCTAAGCTTATATGATGCCTACCACCTTCATAAATATCCACGTTCCATATTTTTCCATTATCCCAAACAATCTGATCACCATTACACAAAGCTGTTTCGTGTAAACGCGGATCACGATTCACATATGGATTATTAGGATCATATAATGTATTGTTGATATTATAATTAGGTTGTAAATGTCGTTCATCCAAATAAGGTTTATTCAAATTCAATACTGGTTGTCCATCTAGTGTTTCAAATGCATCGACTAGTTCCTGTGTGGGGCACGTTGCACATTTAAACGTATTATCCATGCCACAGCCAATATAACCAATGTGCCAGATATGATGCTGTATAGATCCCATAGTTCCAGTTTTAGCATGCTGCCAAATGGTTTCTTTATCACGTGGTGTAACAGCATAATCGGCAGCAGAAGCTACGATTTGTCTGAATGCCGCTCCTTTTCCATCACCATATGTATTGATATCAGTACATGTCGTAAAAAGTTCATAACCATTCTCTGTCAACGCCTTTAAAGCTGCTGCATTTATTTGGTATGCTTCTTCCCAATAATCATTTCCTTCATTGAAAAGAGGACTTGCCGCTACCAGACTCATACGCGATTTAATAGCCCAAGCCAAAGCTTTAGTAGTGCGCATTGCTTCAGATTTGGTAGTTACTCTCCACGGCAACTCAGCGCAAGCAATGCCTGCATCACAATCCTTTATGATAAATTCAACTACCTCATGAACGGGTAAACGTTTTAAGCCAGAAAAGTCTGCATCAAAAGCAGCAGTAGTTTCCAATACCGGAATCTTTCCAAACCAACGAACTAGTTCTGAATAGAAGAAAGCGCGCAACACACGTGCTTCTGCTCTATAACGTTCGCGTTCTTGTTCACTATTAACAGCTGCATTATCAATAATTTCCAAGAATTGATTGCATAAGTATATTTGATTCCATGATTTAGCCCAATAAGCCCCATTATTACTTGACGATTCGCCACTCATATCACGTACCGGATGAGAACTTGCATTTCCTACTCCGTTATATATTTTGGCTATTCGAGTATTCTGCCCATCATCAGAACTCCATCCATCATCACTAGCAGCAACGAGCAACGTTTCAAAGTGATGACTGGTATATCCTTTTAGTGGAACATTATTATAACAAGAGTTCAGCAAAGCTCCCACTTTATTCGGATCTGCCACAATCTCTTCCATCGTCAATGAACCATCAGGAGCTATATCTAGCACATCTACACAAGAAGAAAACAATCCAATCGTGGTAAACAAAGACAATATAATTACATTTAATTTCATACTGTTCTATTTTTCATTATACTTAAAATGTTACATTGGCACCAAAACTCACCATCTTAGTCACAGGATATGCAGTCTCACTGCTTTGTTCCGGATCAATGGAATTAAGTTTCATCTTTTTAAAGGTCAGTAAATTATTTCCACTAACATATATTCGCAATTTCTGAATTTTTATCTTTTCCAAGAGCAGCTTAGGTAATGTATACCCCAACTCTATATTTTTCAATCGCAAGAATGAACGATCCATGACAAAAAAATCATTTGCTGTCATACTGGTAGTTGTATTAGCACTCAGTGCAGGATACTCAATTTTTCTCCCACTATTATAGCGTTCTGCCGTCCATGCATTCAGATGATAACCTGTATAAAATCCAACCAAACCGATCTCTGTCACACCGAAATTTGAATAATACTTAGAAACTTTAGCCACACCTGAAAAAAGAAAGGAGAAGTCTAAATTTCGCCAAGACAAGTTTCCTGAAAAGCCATAAGTTATACGTGGAATATTACTATATTTAATTGGTGATATATCTTCCGGATCAATGTCTCCGTCACCATTCACATCTTTATAAAGAAGATCACCCATACGGGGAGTACCAATCTTATATGTTTTCTTTGCCCACTCCAATTCTTCTACAGTATTGATGTATCCATTACCGTTAGAGTAATCTATCTTATAACCGAAAATCTGCCCTATACTATATCCTGTTTTACGATAAGGATAAGCATATTCCTCTGGCAAACAGGTTTCATCAATGTAGTCAATTTTATTTTTATTATAAGAAAAATTTCCTTTTACTCCAAATGAGAAATCTTTATTAAGTTTCCTATTATAACCTACCTCCAATTCAAATCCACTGTTGTGAACCATTCCCATATTCACTTTAGGTAATGCACTTAACGGTAATCCTTGTAATTCCGGAACCGTACTGCGTTGAATCAAGATATCTTCTCTTCTTTCACGAAAATAATCAAAAGAAAAAGAGAGCTCATTAAACAATTGAATATCTACCCCATAATTCTGTTTATAAGCTATTTCCCAGCCTACATCCGGATTTCCCTTTTTATTGATACTAATAGACTGTCCACGTCCTAAAGAAGGTATAACGCCACTCGCCATTTGTATATCATCCAAATAAAGAAAACGATTACTTCCCAATTGGTCATTACCTACTTTCCCATAAGAAGCACGTAATTTCAGATTAGTAATAGTCTTGTTTTTTTCCAAAAAACGTTCATTACTAACGACCCATCCGGCAGAGAACGCAGGGAAGAAACCGAAACGTTTCTTTTTGGCAAACTGTTCAGAACCGTTATACCCCAGATTTACTTCCATTAGATATTTCATATTATAGGCGTAAGTAGCACGTGCAGAAATTCCCAACATATTGTAAGGTAGATCAGCAGCATATTGTTGCCAACTGTCACGCTGCACCAATGCCATACCAGTCACACGATGTAATCCAAAATCACGTTCATAATTAATTGAATATTGAAGATTCAGATAATAGTTGGTACTTGCAGTCTTGGACAAATTAAGGGCATCGTTCTGATTGGACTGAATTTC
The nucleotide sequence above comes from Bacteroides intestinalis DSM 17393. Encoded proteins:
- a CDS encoding RagB/SusD family nutrient uptake outer membrane protein; protein product: MFTTIGLFSSCVDVLDIAPDGSLTMEEIVADPNKVGALLNSCYNNVPLKGYTSHHFETLLVAASDDGWSSDDGQNTRIAKIYNGVGNASSHPVRDMSGESSSNNGAYWAKSWNQIYLCNQFLEIIDNAAVNSEQERERYRAEARVLRAFFYSELVRWFGKIPVLETTAAFDADFSGLKRLPVHEVVEFIIKDCDAGIACAELPWRVTTKSEAMRTTKALAWAIKSRMSLVAASPLFNEGNDYWEEAYQINAAALKALTENGYELFTTCTDINTYGDGKGAAFRQIVASAADYAVTPRDKETIWQHAKTGTMGSIQHHIWHIGYIGCGMDNTFKCATCPTQELVDAFETLDGQPVLNLNKPYLDERHLQPNYNINNTLYDPNNPYVNRDPRLHETALCNGDQIVWDNGKIWNVDIYEGGRHHISLDPSDRTRSRTGYYHCKTVVPKMSATNQGSLIPWKFFRLAEIYLNLAEAAAESGHMAEAKAAADVVRDRVGMPALPVGLNKDELLLRIKNERRVELAWEEIRYFDLRRWQKTDGDLRETCTWLTGMKITPKEDGTFAYERYNIWTKERGGAQNRDLLLPLPQDEVNRMEAVTGDKWQNPGW